In Mesotoga infera, the genomic window CTCAGCGGATTTCTTTTCTACGTCTTCGCATTCGGCGGCCCGATACTCGCTATCGCAACAACAATCAACGCAACTTATATGTGGGGAACAAGGTCGTTGCTTGCGCTCTGCAGGCTGAGAGTCTTTCCATCCAAACTTGGTTTAGTCAACAGAAGAGGAACTCCGTGGGTTCTCCTGACCGTTATATGGCTTCTGTCTTCCATCACGCTGCTTACAGTCGGTGAATCTGGGCTGAATCTCTTTGCCGCCTTCGCTTCAATAGGCGGAATAGCAGTGATCGTCCCAACGATGTTTGCAGTCTTCAGACTGAAGAATGATCCAAGGCTCAAAGAAAGAGCTCCCGCAATAGTTAATAAGAAATGGTTCACCCTAATCCCGGTTCTCGGGGCCGTGTTTTCAATAGTGATATTGCTCATTCTTCTTTATCAAGTCGGGGCAGATTTCAGTGCTTCATTCTTCTTGTTCTTCATCGTATGGGAAATCATTGGCATAATATACTTTGCCTTCAGATTGAGACATCTCAATCGTGTGAAAGACAATCCATTCGCCAGAGACGACTTATCGGCATTCGACGACTGAGTCTAAGATACTTATCGACTGAAAGACACGGTCAATGCCATCCTTCCTGCATTGATTGCTTTGCGAACACATACTGTGGCGTGGTTCAGTTCACACAGTATCTCAATGTATCCACAATTCTCTCGAGAATCGGTTCATTCTGGCTCCAAAAACCCACCTTAGCCGCAAATCCAATCGATAGACAGTACCCGTCATCATCGGGCTGATAGACATGTGAGTAGATTGTTCTCTCAACGTCCCACTGGGGCGCTGTAAGTTCTATCCATATGCCGGGTTGACCGGCAATGAGCCTTTCCGACTCTTCAACAACCTCCATAGAGAGTCTGATCTCCTCTTTTTCACCTTCAAGAAACTCGGGCCTCACTCGAGCAATAACAAAGAAAACATTCTCCGAGCCAGGTTCAGAATCGAACCATCTGCTGACGGCCTTCGAATCTTCGTCGTCCTCCAGTTCGCGCCTATACTCTTGAGAATCGTCATACCAGATCGACGGAACCTCAAAACATATTCCATCGGCGAAAACCTCTACCCATTCAGCTACAGGGACTTCTCCAATTACCTCTTCTTCGGTCATAGTTTCTTCAGTATCCAACTCGTATTCAAGCTCTTCTTTTCCTGTCCATGGATCGAACGCCACATTGTCACTTACTGAATTCCCCGTTCCTCGATAGTTGAGAGAAGGATGGTGCGGACCTGTAATGTCGCCCCACCAGCAATCTACAGTAACTACCTCGACCTGACTATCGTTTCTTACACCATAGATGGTGTTCTCTTCGAAGATACAGTCAGCGAAAGATATAGGAACGGTCTGCGACGAGGAGATCCCTACTCCAGTTGAATTCCTAGAGAACGAAGATTCAAACACTTCTATGAATCCAGTGCTGTTGCTTAGATGAAGACCATCGCCGGCAGTCTTTGAGACCGACACATTCCTGGTGATCAATGATCCAGAACCTGTCTTGAAAAGACCTGCCTTGTCCCCGTAACCGGCATACATAACGATAGCCCACTCAAGCTCCGCACTACCTTCTTCCTGTATGTAGATACCTCTCCACCAACCTGGTTCAGGAAGAGAATCATCGCCGTCACGATTAGAATCTCCTCCAAATGAATCATCCCGCCAGTCGGTGAAAACGATCGGCGCATACTCAGTCCCTGCGGCCTTTAAGCTGCCGGAAACCCTTAATCCCCTATAGGCAGCAAACTTCAAAACTGTTCCAGATTTGATTTCCAATATTGCGTCCTTCGAAATGGTTAACTCCCCGGACACGTAGAATGAGTACTCACTGCTCATGCCGAATACTACATCGGAGTTTATCACTCCTCCGTCTACAAATACATCGGTTCCGTTTTCTTCGAATCTCGCCAACTGGTCGTCGAAAGAGACATTAACTGCCAGCCTTACTCCGGTCCCGTTACTTATGAATGAATTGTTCGAGAGTTCAAGACTTGAATACCCGGCGAGAAGCTTTAGCGCATCTCCTGTGACATTATGGATAGTAGAATTGGTTAGTGTGAAAGATCCTGATCCGCTACGAATGATCCCGCTCTGGGAGTACCCTATGGTAATCCAATC contains:
- a CDS encoding amino acid permease; the encoded protein is LSGFLFYVFAFGGPILAIATTINATYMWGTRSLLALCRLRVFPSKLGLVNRRGTPWVLLTVIWLLSSITLLTVGESGLNLFAAFASIGGIAVIVPTMFAVFRLKNDPRLKERAPAIVNKKWFTLIPVLGAVFSIVILLILLYQVGADFSASFFLFFIVWEIIGIIYFAFRLRHLNRVKDNPFARDDLSAFDD